A single region of the Polyodon spathula isolate WHYD16114869_AA chromosome 12, ASM1765450v1, whole genome shotgun sequence genome encodes:
- the LOC121324165 gene encoding pre-mRNA-processing factor 39-like isoform X1 produces METAGQALGGEIAAPMTAIPDSDNSDDCEPLEAVTMVHPDNPENCEITALQEEVEESAPEKSPDSPANMALEGSPIEVSEEADASPDASRDATAVISEAEDFDVPFPAEYEKFWKVVEENPQDFTGWTYLLQYVEQENHLVASRKAFDAFFSRYPYCYGYWKKYADLEKRHGNIKRAEEAYRQGLQAIPLSVDLWIHYINFLKESLDPSEPETESQLRSAYEHAVLAAGTDFRSDRLWEAYINWETELGNLREVTAIYDRLLGIPTQLYSHHFQRFREHIQNNLPKQFLSVDEFIKLRRELASVNGHGGEDAPPGDDVPPGIEDLADPAKLITEIENMRHRVIESRQEVFNHNEHEVSKRWTFEEGIKRPYFHVKPLEKAQLNNWKEYLDFEIENGTPERVAVLFERCLVACALYEEFWVKYAKYLENHSIDGVRHVYMKACTIHLPKKPMVHLLWSAFEEQQGNIEEARGILKTFEETVPGLAMVRLRRVSLERRHGNLEEAESLLREAIKNGKTASVSSFYSIKLARLLFKVQKSLQRAREVLLEAIERDEVKSILAHLAAGNQSSPKLYLNLLEIEFSGDLKLNEEHILSCFDKAVNSSLPVETRISFSQRKVEFLEDFGFDVTRLMTAYDEHQSLLKKQDSLKRKAENGAQEPEEKKQRAEDTTVETGQMMGGDMQANQSAYNYSSWYQYNYQNPWGYGQYYPPPPT; encoded by the exons GGCAGGCACTTGGAGGCGAAATAGCTGCACCGATGACAGCCATACCAGATTCGGATAACTCTGACGATTGTGAGCCCTTGGAGGCGGTAACCATGGTACACCCAGACAACCCAGAGAACTGTGAAATCACAGCCCTTCAAGAAGAGGTGGAAGAGTCTGCTCCTGAGAAATCACCAGACAGTCCTGCAAACATGGCGCTGGAAGGCTCCCCTATAGAAGTTTCAGAGGAAGCAGATGCCAGTCCTGACGCCAGTAGAGATGCCACCGCAGTTATCTCAGAAGCAGAAGACTTTGACGTTCCTTTTCCTGCAGAGTATGAGAAATTTTGGAAAGTGGTGGAAGAGAACCCCCAGGATTTCACCGGATGGACCTACCTACTGCAGTATGTAGAACAAGAG AATCACCTTGTGGCGTCCAGGAAAGCGTTCGATGCCTTCTTTTCACGATATCCGTACTGCTACGGCTATTGGAAGAAATACGCTGACCTCGAGAAGCGACACGGCAACATAAAAAGAGCTGAGGAG GCTTACCGGCAAGGACTCCAGGCGATCCCTCTCAGCGTTGACCTCTGGATTCATTACATCAACTTCTTGAAGGAATCGTTGGACCCCAGTGAACCAGAAACAGAAAGCCAGTTACGATC TGCTTACGAACACGCAGTGCTTGCAGCAGGAACGGACTTCCGCTCGGACAGACTCTGGGAGGCATACATCAACTGGGAGACGGAGCTGGGAAACTTGAGGGAGGTTACTGCCATCTACGATCGCCTTCTTGGGATCCCTACACAGCTGTACAGTCACCACTTCCAGAG attcagaGAACATATACAGAACAACTTGCCAAAACAGTTCCTGTCGGTAGATGAATTTATCAAACTGCGCAGAGAGCTGGCCAGTGTGAATGGGCATGGGGGAGAGGATGCTCCACCGGGAGACGACGTCCCCCCTGGTATAGAGGACCTCGCCGATCCTGCAAAG CTTATCACCGAGATAGAAAACATGCGTCACAGAGTTATTGAGTCCCGGCAGGAGGTTTTCAACCACAATGAGCATGAAGTCAGCAAGCGGTGGACGTTTGAGGAAGGG ATTAAGCGCCCTTACTTCCACGTAAAGCCCCTGGAAAAAGCCCAGCTGAACAACTGGAAGGAGTACCTGGATTTTGAGATTGAGAATGGGACCCCTGAACGTGTGGCTGTTCTGTTTGAGAGGTGCCTAGTTGCCTGTGCCCTGTATGAGGAATTCTGGGTCAAG tatGCGAAGTACTTGGAGAACCACAGTATTGACGGAGTAAGACATGTCTACATGAAAGCATGCACTATACATCTGCCTAAGAAACCTATGGTTCATTTACTCTGGTCTGCCTTTGAAGAGCAGCAAG GAAACATAGAAGAAGCGAGAGGGATCTTGAAGACCTTTGAAGAGACTGTGCCTGGGCTGGCCATGGTCCGTTTACGAAGAGTGAGCCTGGAGCGGCGCCATGGAAACCTGGAGGAGGCAGAGTCCTTGCTGCGGGAAGCCATCAAGAACGGCAAAACGGCCAGCGTGTCTTCCTTCTACTCCATCAAGCTGGCCCGCCTGCTCTTCAAAGTGCAGAAGAGCTTGCAGAGAGCCAGGGAGGTGCTGCTGGAGGCCATCGAGAGAGACGAGGTAAAAAGCATCCTTGCACATCTCGCTGCTGGAAACCAGTCC AGCCCCAAGCTGTACCTTAACCTGCTGGAAATAGAGTTCAGCGGTGACCTGAAACTAAACGAAGAGCACATCCTCTCCTGCTTCGATAAAGCAGTGAACAGTTCCCTGCCAGTGGAGACCAGAATATCCTTTTCTCAGAGGAAGGTGGAATTTCTTGAAGACTTTGGCTTTGATGTCACCAG gCTTATGACTGCATATGATGAACATCAAAGTCTGCTCAAGAAGCAGGATTCTTTGAAAAGAAAAGCTGAAAATGG TGCCCAAGAGCCGGAGGAGAAGAAGCAGCGTGCAGAAGATACCACGGTGGAAACTGGACAGATGATGGGAGGGGACATGCAAGCCAATCAGAGTGCATACAACTACAGCAGCTGGTACCAG TACAACTACCAGAATCCATGGGGTTACGGACAGTACTACCCACCCCCTCCAACATGA
- the LOC121324165 gene encoding pre-mRNA-processing factor 39-like isoform X2 has translation METAGQALGGEIAAPMTAIPDSDNSDDCEPLEAVTMVHPDNPENCEITALQEEVEESAPEKSPDSPANMALEGSPIEVSEEADASPDASRDATAVISEAEDFDVPFPAEYEKFWKVVEENPQDFTGWTYLLQYVEQENHLVASRKAFDAFFSRYPYCYGYWKKYADLEKRHGNIKRAEEAYRQGLQAIPLSVDLWIHYINFLKESLDPSEPETESQLRSAYEHAVLAAGTDFRSDRLWEAYINWETELGNLREVTAIYDRLLGIPTQLYSHHFQRFREHIQNNLPKQFLSVDEFIKLRRELASVNGHGGEDAPPGDDVPPGIEDLADPAKLITEIENMRHRVIESRQEVFNHNEHEVSKRWTFEEGIKRPYFHVKPLEKAQLNNWKEYLDFEIENGTPERVAVLFERCLVACALYEEFWVKYAKYLENHSIDGVRHVYMKACTIHLPKKPMVHLLWSAFEEQQGNIEEARGILKTFEETVPGLAMVRLRRVSLERRHGNLEEAESLLREAIKNGKTASVSSFYSIKLARLLFKVQKSLQRAREVLLEAIERDESPKLYLNLLEIEFSGDLKLNEEHILSCFDKAVNSSLPVETRISFSQRKVEFLEDFGFDVTRLMTAYDEHQSLLKKQDSLKRKAENGAQEPEEKKQRAEDTTVETGQMMGGDMQANQSAYNYSSWYQYNYQNPWGYGQYYPPPPT, from the exons GGCAGGCACTTGGAGGCGAAATAGCTGCACCGATGACAGCCATACCAGATTCGGATAACTCTGACGATTGTGAGCCCTTGGAGGCGGTAACCATGGTACACCCAGACAACCCAGAGAACTGTGAAATCACAGCCCTTCAAGAAGAGGTGGAAGAGTCTGCTCCTGAGAAATCACCAGACAGTCCTGCAAACATGGCGCTGGAAGGCTCCCCTATAGAAGTTTCAGAGGAAGCAGATGCCAGTCCTGACGCCAGTAGAGATGCCACCGCAGTTATCTCAGAAGCAGAAGACTTTGACGTTCCTTTTCCTGCAGAGTATGAGAAATTTTGGAAAGTGGTGGAAGAGAACCCCCAGGATTTCACCGGATGGACCTACCTACTGCAGTATGTAGAACAAGAG AATCACCTTGTGGCGTCCAGGAAAGCGTTCGATGCCTTCTTTTCACGATATCCGTACTGCTACGGCTATTGGAAGAAATACGCTGACCTCGAGAAGCGACACGGCAACATAAAAAGAGCTGAGGAG GCTTACCGGCAAGGACTCCAGGCGATCCCTCTCAGCGTTGACCTCTGGATTCATTACATCAACTTCTTGAAGGAATCGTTGGACCCCAGTGAACCAGAAACAGAAAGCCAGTTACGATC TGCTTACGAACACGCAGTGCTTGCAGCAGGAACGGACTTCCGCTCGGACAGACTCTGGGAGGCATACATCAACTGGGAGACGGAGCTGGGAAACTTGAGGGAGGTTACTGCCATCTACGATCGCCTTCTTGGGATCCCTACACAGCTGTACAGTCACCACTTCCAGAG attcagaGAACATATACAGAACAACTTGCCAAAACAGTTCCTGTCGGTAGATGAATTTATCAAACTGCGCAGAGAGCTGGCCAGTGTGAATGGGCATGGGGGAGAGGATGCTCCACCGGGAGACGACGTCCCCCCTGGTATAGAGGACCTCGCCGATCCTGCAAAG CTTATCACCGAGATAGAAAACATGCGTCACAGAGTTATTGAGTCCCGGCAGGAGGTTTTCAACCACAATGAGCATGAAGTCAGCAAGCGGTGGACGTTTGAGGAAGGG ATTAAGCGCCCTTACTTCCACGTAAAGCCCCTGGAAAAAGCCCAGCTGAACAACTGGAAGGAGTACCTGGATTTTGAGATTGAGAATGGGACCCCTGAACGTGTGGCTGTTCTGTTTGAGAGGTGCCTAGTTGCCTGTGCCCTGTATGAGGAATTCTGGGTCAAG tatGCGAAGTACTTGGAGAACCACAGTATTGACGGAGTAAGACATGTCTACATGAAAGCATGCACTATACATCTGCCTAAGAAACCTATGGTTCATTTACTCTGGTCTGCCTTTGAAGAGCAGCAAG GAAACATAGAAGAAGCGAGAGGGATCTTGAAGACCTTTGAAGAGACTGTGCCTGGGCTGGCCATGGTCCGTTTACGAAGAGTGAGCCTGGAGCGGCGCCATGGAAACCTGGAGGAGGCAGAGTCCTTGCTGCGGGAAGCCATCAAGAACGGCAAAACGGCCAGCGTGTCTTCCTTCTACTCCATCAAGCTGGCCCGCCTGCTCTTCAAAGTGCAGAAGAGCTTGCAGAGAGCCAGGGAGGTGCTGCTGGAGGCCATCGAGAGAGACGAG AGCCCCAAGCTGTACCTTAACCTGCTGGAAATAGAGTTCAGCGGTGACCTGAAACTAAACGAAGAGCACATCCTCTCCTGCTTCGATAAAGCAGTGAACAGTTCCCTGCCAGTGGAGACCAGAATATCCTTTTCTCAGAGGAAGGTGGAATTTCTTGAAGACTTTGGCTTTGATGTCACCAG gCTTATGACTGCATATGATGAACATCAAAGTCTGCTCAAGAAGCAGGATTCTTTGAAAAGAAAAGCTGAAAATGG TGCCCAAGAGCCGGAGGAGAAGAAGCAGCGTGCAGAAGATACCACGGTGGAAACTGGACAGATGATGGGAGGGGACATGCAAGCCAATCAGAGTGCATACAACTACAGCAGCTGGTACCAG TACAACTACCAGAATCCATGGGGTTACGGACAGTACTACCCACCCCCTCCAACATGA